In a single window of the Nitrospirae bacterium CG2_30_53_67 genome:
- a CDS encoding ABC transporter ATP-binding protein — protein sequence MHFLKILFKNAFRHKLRTYLTILGITIAILSFGLLRTIVSAWYAGVEASSASRLVVRNAISLVFSLPIAYKDRIRQIDGVKLVSYGNWFGGIYINEKNFFPNFAVEPQNYLELYKEFVLSPEEKKAFIRDRKGCVAGRKLAAKYGWKIGDQITLRGTIFPGDWDFVLCGIYRGRDKSTDETQFFFQWNYLNETLKKTVPRRADQVGFYMVGLTNPSLAAEVSLAIDRTFKNSLAETLAETEKAFQMSFVSMTEAIVIAIQLVSFVVILIIMAVVANTMSMTARERIGEYAVFKTLGFGGGYIAGLIAGESLMMTMAGGITGILLTFPLARAFSHAMGTFFPVFNVSAKTIYLDVGASVLVGLAAAVFPALRAVNIRIADGLRRIG from the coding sequence ATGCACTTCCTGAAGATTCTCTTTAAAAACGCCTTCCGGCACAAGCTCCGCACCTATCTGACCATCCTCGGGATCACCATTGCCATCCTCTCCTTCGGCCTGCTGCGTACGATTGTCAGCGCATGGTATGCCGGGGTCGAAGCCTCTTCGGCCAGCCGCCTGGTCGTCAGGAATGCCATATCCCTGGTCTTTTCGCTCCCCATCGCCTACAAGGACAGGATCCGCCAGATCGACGGTGTGAAACTCGTCTCTTACGGCAACTGGTTCGGCGGGATCTATATCAATGAAAAGAATTTTTTCCCCAACTTCGCCGTCGAGCCTCAAAACTATCTTGAACTCTATAAGGAGTTCGTCCTCTCTCCTGAAGAGAAGAAGGCCTTCATCCGCGACAGAAAGGGGTGTGTGGCCGGCCGGAAGCTCGCGGCCAAATACGGCTGGAAGATCGGGGACCAGATCACCCTGAGGGGGACCATCTTTCCCGGCGACTGGGATTTTGTCCTGTGCGGCATCTATCGAGGCCGCGACAAGAGCACCGACGAAACCCAGTTTTTCTTCCAGTGGAATTACCTGAACGAAACCCTGAAAAAGACCGTGCCCCGCCGTGCCGATCAGGTCGGTTTCTACATGGTCGGCCTGACCAACCCGTCCCTGGCCGCCGAGGTTTCGCTGGCCATTGACAGGACGTTTAAAAATTCACTGGCCGAAACCCTGGCCGAAACCGAGAAGGCGTTCCAGATGAGTTTTGTTTCCATGACCGAAGCTATCGTCATCGCCATTCAGTTGGTCTCGTTCGTGGTGATTCTCATCATCATGGCGGTCGTGGCCAACACCATGTCCATGACGGCGAGGGAGAGGATCGGGGAGTACGCCGTATTCAAGACCCTGGGGTTCGGAGGCGGCTATATCGCCGGGCTGATCGCAGGGGAGTCCCTGATGATGACCATGGCGGGCGGCATCACCGGGATTCTCCTGACCTTTCCGCTGGCCAGGGCATTCAGTCATGCCATGGGGACCTTCTTCCCCGTGTTCAACGTGTCGGCAAAAACCATTTATCTGGACGTCGGCGCATCGGTCTTGGTCGGTCTCGCGGCCGCCGTGTTTCCGGCCCTGCGGGCCGTGAACATTCGTATCGCAG